ctagcaccgcttattgtcatgtcacgcatcgtcatgcttatgtttgcattgtatttactgtttcttccccccctcttctctccggtagactacgagaccgacgctgctgctgcccagttcgactacggagttgacgacccctcctacttgccagagcaaccaggcaagcccccccccttgatcaccagatatcgcctattcttctctatactgcttgcattagagtagtgtagcatgttactgctttccgtttatcctatcctgatgcatagcctgtccttgcttctactgttgttacctttacctgcaatcctacatgcttagtataggatgctagttttccatcagtggccctacattcttgtccgtctgctgtgctatactatcgggccgtgatcacttgggcggtgatcacgggtatatacttatatactatatacatgacacctgtggtgactaaagtcgggtcggctcgtaggagtacccgcaagtggatccttgtggcagagcgacagggcaggttgagaccacctaggcgagaggtgggcctgccCTGGAcagcgtccgcggttacttcaaaataacacgcttaacgagttcttggtatttgatctgagtctggccatttggtctatacgcactaaccagctacgcgggaacagttatgggcactcgacgtcgtggtatcagccgaagctctttttgacgtcagcgactgagtggcgtgcgccgcattggaccgtaagctcgcgcttgtattaagggggctgggtctgcttccggccgcgtacgcaacgtgcaggtgtgcaatgggcgatgggcccagacccctgggcgcatagggtttagaccggcgtgctgacctctctgttgagcctaggtggggctgcgacgtgttgatcttccgaggccgggcatgacccagaaaagtgtgtccggccaaatgggatcgagcgtgttgggttatgtggtgcacccgtgcagggaagtttatctattcgaatagccgtgtccctcggtaaaaggacgacccggagttgtaccttgaccttatgacaactagaaccggatacttaataaaatacacccttccaagtgccacatacaacccggtgatcgctctctaacaggggaCGAGGAGGGGAtagccgggtaggattatgctatgcgatgctacttggaggacttcaatctactctcttctacatgctgcacgatggagatggccagaagcgtagtcttcgacaggactagctatccccctcttattctggcattctgcagttcagtccactgatatggccatttacacatatacccatgcatatgtagtgtagctccttgcttgcgagtactttggatgagtactcacggttgcttctcttcctctttccccctttcctttctacctggttgtcgcaaccagatgctggagtccaggagccagacgccaccgtcgacgacgacttctacgacactggaggtgcctactacgtgcagcccgctgacgacgaccaggagtagttaggaggatcccaggcaggaggcctgcgcctcgttcgatctgtatcccagtttgtgctagccttcttaaggcaaacttatttaacttatgtctgtactcagatattgttgcttccgctgactcgtctgtgatcgagcacttgtattcgagccctcgaggcccctggcttgtattatgatgcttgtatgacttatttatgttttagagttgtgttgtgatatcttcccgtgagtccctgatcttgatcgtacacatttgcgtgcatgattagtgtacggtcaaatcgggggtgtcacactcacggagtcccggccggctcatagacaacgtgtccggctcggtgactaattgtacatgccttataatacaagtcatacacatatggcggtttacactaattgggccttaagtcgcctttgggcttCAGGCCTTCAAGCAATGTGCAGTGAATTGTCTTCAGCATCCTCGTGAGTTTTGCCTTGTTAAACCGCCATGGGCTTAACCCGACCCCTTTCTGGGCGGGTTAACTCCAATAGTTATATCCCTAACAGGACGGAATAGATcgccccgttggagttgctctcaGGACCGTTACTTACTTTGGTTTTTTGTTTGGAGGTTTTGTACGTGGCCCCGAAAGATATACACGGTCCACTGGTGAGTGAACGGGCAACGACAATCCATCCACTGCACTGTTGTAGTACAGGGCAATAACGTACACGTTCAGTAAGCCGGCCAGAAATTTCGCTGGTACGAGCATCATTGGCTTGACTTTTTGGCCAGCGTATTCTTGCTGATAGTGTAACAACCGCCAGTTGTTTTGTCCAATCAGTTGGCGCAACATAGCTTTTGGCATATTCGCTTATGTGGTTGGTGAAATTTGGCAATCACCGATGATGGCCGTGCTGATGCACAGATAAGGACAACACTCTCGAAGAAAAAGTCGCCCACTGATCATCCCCTCGACAAATCATTTAGCTGCTGTAAGCACAATTAGCAGTAGCTGCTCTATCCCTTGCGTGGTGCTACACAAAAAAAATTGCGCAGGATCAGAAAACATTCCGCGTTCTCTCCGGAAAACACTGCACAGCAGGGACGAACAATCGAAGAACAATGATCACTCATCAGTTTTCACTCCTCTCTCTACGCCGGAGGCCAAAGCTCTGTCAAAACAACCAACTTGTAGAAACGCTAGTAGCTAGCTTTATCCGAATCGATCTGTCAAAAGAAAACAGCTAGTAGTGGCGGGCGACGACGCCGGCCCGAGCGCGTCAGGCCTGGAACCCTGTCTTCTTCCAGACCGCGTCCCGGACCTTGAGCATCCTGCCGACCCCCATCCCGTCGTTCACCGACAGCGATGCGGCCCGGCGCCGCCACGCCAGCTCGTGCGGTGGCACCACCGGGGCGCCCTCGACGTCCTCGTCGTCCGCGTCGTCCAGCTCCCAGTCCCCGGCCTGGTGCCCCTGGTACTCATCCCCAAGGATCTTGGACCAGTCCGGTATGGCCACGGGCAGCGACCCGTGCGCGGCGCCGCCCCCGCCCATCGGCTTGGTCTTCCTCCCGGGACGGGCAGCCGGGACCGCGCGGACCCGGGGTAGCTCGGCGCCCGACCTTGCCGGTTGTTCGGCCTCCTCTGCCGGGTTGAACGAACCCCAGACGTCTGACTCGTCGAACTCGTCCGCCGTGACGGGGCCGCCTGCCGTGGCCGGGTACCCCGTGAGGCCGCGCGTCGACGCCGGCGCGAAGTGGTGGTAGGCGCGCTCTGTCGCCACCGACCGCGTGCTCCTCGCCATTGCGGCCGTGCCGTCCGTGCCTGCTCGCCGTGCAAACGTGCAGCGCGAATGGGGCGGTGAGG
The sequence above is a segment of the Aegilops tauschii subsp. strangulata cultivar AL8/78 chromosome 6, Aet v6.0, whole genome shotgun sequence genome. Coding sequences within it:
- the LOC109750446 gene encoding protein S40-4, with protein sequence MARSTRSVATERAYHHFAPASTRGLTGYPATAGGPVTADEFDESDVWGSFNPAEEAEQPARSGAELPRVRAVPAARPGRKTKPMGGGGAAHGSLPVAIPDWSKILGDEYQGHQAGDWELDDADDEDVEGAPVVPPHELAWRRRAASLSVNDGMGVGRMLKVRDAVWKKTGFQA